A region of the Agrobacterium sp. RAC06 genome:
GAACCGATGGTGGCCAGAGACGACAGACGCGATTCGAGCGCTTCGGATTCGCGTGCCATGGTCACATCCATGGCGCGGTCGATGCGCATCTGCAGGCCGATAGGCGAACGGGCGCCGCGCTCGAAGCTCTTCTTCCATTCGCGCATGGCGGCGACGAAGATGGCGGCAAGGCCGGTATTGCTGCGCTCGGCAAGCGTGCGATACAGCTCTTCCAGCGACTGGCCGGACCAGAAGACCTGTTCGAACTGGTCGAACTGGCGTCGCGCGCGGGCATAGCTCACATATTTGTCGATGACGATTGCCCAGGTCCAGACGGAGGCGGCCACCAAGCCGATCATGACCAGCTTGACGATCAGGCCTGCCTGCATGAAGAGGCCCCAAAGGCTCACATCATGCGCTGCTGCAGCCATTCCAACTTGTTCCATCGCCTTCAATTCCCCGAAATCCAAACGCCCGGTGGGTTGGACCGGGCGGTGACATGAGCTCTACTGGTGGAAAATGTTTGCGGTCGCAGCCGCCGAAACCCTTTTCCCGCCTTAGCTCCCAGAGTGCTTCTGGTATGAAAATTTGGTCAAAGGAAGGCGTGCGATGCACAAACTTCCAGCCTCCGAGTAAGACCCGATTAAGGTTAAAAAGGGGTTACCGCAGAGCTCGCTCAGGGCTTTGTGAAGTCAGGTGAGGAACTGCCTGGCGAGATCGTCCGGCAGGCGTCTGGGGCGGCCGTTGCGATTGACGACAGCGATCACGACCTTTGCCGCGATCAGCAACTGATCCGTGCGGCGGATCTCCTGTTGCAGGATCATCTTGGCGCCCCCGGCCTTCTCCGTTCGCGTCACGACAGTGATGATGTCATCCATGCGGGCAGGGGCTTTGAAATCGATCTCCATCCGATGAACCATGAAAGCGAGGCCTTCGTCGGATGTCTCGAAAAGGGTCGATTGCTCGACACCGAGACAGCGCAGATAGTCGGTCCGGGCGCGCTCCATGAAATGGAGGTAACGGGCATGATAGACGGCACCGGAAAAATCGGTGTCTTCGTAGTAGACCCTCTGGATCAGGTGATGGCCGTCTGCTGTCAGTCTGCCGGAGAGCGATATTTCCATCGAAGACATTGTCGTCCCTGGTCCTGCATGGGCGTGCACTGCTTGGTGCCTGCCCCGGTGATTTTGTCTTCAGGCGCATAGCAGAAAGTGCAGGAGCTTCGCAAACCAGGATGCGCCTGCTCGGCTATCCGCTTGGGCCAGATAGAAAGGCCGGCCCTCGAGCGCCGGCCTTCCGTTTCAGTCTTGATCAGGAAAGCCCCATGACGGGTTCCGACCGATCGCGCAGGCTTGATGGGTGTTCGGATCGCTGGTCGTCACCGAGCGCCAAAAGCATGAGCTGCGTCGCCAGCAAGGCCAGCGTGAGCAGCAGGGCATAGGCAAGCAGGATCGTCGTCATCGGGACGACGAAATTGAGCTGCGGCATCGCCCCGAGAAGCAGGGGCACGTACCAGGAGGTGGCCGACAGGGCGCCTGAGGCAAAGAACAGGCTGCGCTGTCCGGTCGACATTCCGTCGAGCAGCGAGCGCCCGATCTGCGCTTTTACCTTGGGGAGTACGGCCATGTGCAGGAAGACCCCGTTGATCGTCAGGATGAGGACGATCGTCATTTTGGCCCAGACCTTTTCATTCTCGAGCCGGATCGGATCGAAGGCGCTGTAATAGGCGAGAAAGCCAAGGCCTGTAATCCACAGGAGGATCAAGCCGGCATTGACGATGCGGGAACCGAAATGGAAGACGTTCCACTGGTCGCTCGTCACCTTGCCCTTTAGGAAAAACTTCAGGATCATCAGGTCGAGAACGGTTGCCGCTCCCAGGCCCAAGGCAAGGCCTATGAAGTGGACAATGCGCAACCCCGTCTTGATGGATGCGGCGGGATCGAGGCGTAAAGTATCGATAAGGTACATGAGGCCCATAACGGGAATCCTTCAGGTTGTGCGAGGCCCCCACTTCCTCCTTCTGTCCAGTTTTACAGACGTGCGGAACCATTTCCGCAAACGCCGGGCGTATGCTGACTGTGAGTTCAGGAATTACGCATTGCGTCGACTTAAGGGGCCGCACTTAACCTTAGGTCCATCGCCTCATTACTGGCGTATATGGACGGAAAAGGGGCTGGCATGTGGCGTCATTATGATATGCAGATTGTCCGATGCACGCGCCCCGCAGATGCGTTGCGACCTGCATTGTCAGGCTTCGCCCGGGTTCATGACCTGCGCTTCTGTTATCCCGAGACGCTGAAGAACATCCGAACGACTTGCCGCGTCATCGGCTACGATGAACTCGTCGATCTGTGGTGGCTCGATGCTGGTGCCGGCCAGCATGGCATGGGTCTGGCCGCGATGATGGGTCTGGTGCTGGAAGAGGTGGGAGAGCACGTCGTCGCAGCGCTCCACCTGGATGCGCCCTCCGCGGTGAATACTCACAGGGCGGTCGAGGTTTTCATGGTTCAGGGCCAAACAAAAGGCGAGCAGCCGCCGGTCGGATGCCAATTGCGCCGCGCGGAGTTCGGCCCGGTCCGGAAACGGGATCTGAGCGGCCCATGCCTTCGGGCCAAGATCACCGCCTTCAAGCGCGTCGACATAGAACCAGTCGATGATCAGGATATGATTGAGTGTTGCCACGAGTGAGGGAAAGAAGCCCGTGCGGGGTGCCTCGAGTTCTCCGACCTCCAGCTGCGAGACTGCCTCATGCAGGCGATCATTGGCCAGCATGTTGGCATAGGCGAGCTTGCGGACGAAGCGAAGGGCGCTCATGACTGGTCAAGATCCCCGTCGTGCCAGACGATGTGTTTCGGGGACGCCGGCAGGCACTCGATCTCGTCGGCGATAAAATAGGGCGGGATGTCGAGTGCGATCAGCGCATCCCGCGTGGCCGGCACCCATTTAAACTCAAGGCTGTTCTTGCCGTCCTCGTTTCGATGGATGATGTCGGTCGCGTGAAAGGGGAAGACCTCGGGGACCTCCATCCGATAGTAGAGCCCGAGTTCGTGCCAGGCCTTCTGTTCGTAGTCGAAGAAGTTTTCGACGATCCAGAGCAGCTCGCGGACCTCTGCGGTCACACCCAGCTCCTCCTGCATTTCACGCACCAGCGTCTCAGACGAGGTCTCACCGATCTCTGCTCGGCCGCCCGGAAAGGTCCAGAAGGTCTCATGGGTGGCGCGGTGGACCAGCACATGGCCGTCGCGGAAGGCAAGGCCCGCTATGCGATGGTTGAATCGCCGCTTGCCGTCCTTGATGGTGATCAGTGTGCGTTTCGACACGGGTTCAGTCATCCTCAAGCGTCAGCCGGAATTGCGCGGCCTCGAGATCCTTGGGCGGGGTCATACCGAGGTGCTTCCAAGCGGTGGCCGTCAACACGCGGCCACGCGGTGTGCGCTGGATGAAGCCCTGCTGGATCATGTAGGGCTCGATAATGTCCTCAATCGCGTCGCGCGGTTCGGACAGGCCTGCGGCGATGGTTTCGATGCCGACGGGGCCGCCGCCGAAGTTGACGGCGATCATCGAGAGGTAGCGCATGTCGAGCTGGTCGAGGCCCATATTGTCGACATTGAGCCGCGTCAGGGCTTCGTCGGCGATCTGGCGAGTGACGGCCTCGGCGCGGGCGACTTCGGCGAAGTCGCGGACGCGGCGGAGCAGGCGACCGGCGATGCGTGGCGTGCCGCGCGCGCGGCGGGCGACTTCACGGGCGCCGTCCTCGGTCATCGGCAGGTTGAGGAGCCGGGCGCCGCGACGGACAATCGATTCCAGTTCCTCGACGGTGTAGAAATTCAGCCTGACAGGGATGCCGAAGCGGTCGCGCAGCGGGGTCGTCAAAAGGCCGAGGCGCGTGGTTGCGGCCACCAGCGTGAACTTCGACAGGTCGATCTTCACCGACCGGGCTGCCGGGCCTTCGCCGATGATCAGGTCGAGCTGGAAATCCTCCATGGCCGGATAGAGGATTTCCTCGACGGCGGGGCTCAGGCGATGGATTTCGTCGATGAAGAGCACGTCGCGCTCTTCGAGATTGGTCAGAAGGGCCGCGAGGTCGCCGGCCTTGGCTATGACGGGCCCGGAGGTCGAGCGGAAGTTGACGCCGAGCTCCTTGGCCATGATCTGGGCGAGCGTCGTCTTGCCAAGACCGGGAGGGCCAACGAAGAGCACATGGTCCAGTGCCTCGCCCCGGTTCTTCGCCGCCTCGATGAAGATCTTCAGATTGGCGCGCGCCTCGGCCTGACCGGTAAAGTCGTCGAGCGTCTGCGGGCGCAGCGCCGCGTCCAGGTCTTCGCCACGCTTTTCCGGCGTCAGGATCGGGTTGTTTGTGTTCATGCGAGAAGTTCCATGCCGGGTACGCGGGAGGCGGCGCGTTTGTCGAAGGTCTTTATGGAGGCGCAGCCTTCTTGAAGAGATCGGGCCGAAATCAAGGCATCGGCAAAGTCGGCGTTTTTCTGTTCGACGTGTCGCAACGCCTTGACGACCAAATCGTGACTTTCAACCGTCAGTCCCCGAACCTGCAGGAGCTTGGCGATGGCCGCTGATGCGTCCCGTCTCGAATAGCCGAGTTGCGAGCGCATTGCCCAGTCCAGTTCCAATACGCAGATCAGTGGGAGAAAGGCGAGATAGTCCTTCCCGAGCCCTTCGGCAAAACGCAAGGCAAGTCGTCGTTGGTCAGGATCGTCATTTGTCAAAAGCCGGATAACGATGTTGGTATCGAGGCCGACCAGGGTCATGCCGCGATGTCCGAGGGATCGTCGCCTCCGGTGAGCAGCGCGTTTGCGCCCGCCGTCCGGATGACCGCTTCGTCGATCTCTTCCAATGTCGCGCGCCCGTTGGGCGGGGTCCCCAGAAAACCCGCCAGATCCTTCATGTCGATGTTCTTCGGCGTGATGACGATTTCTCCGCCGACAACGCTATAGACCATCTGATCTCCTGGGTTCAGCTTCAAAAGCTCACGCATCTCCTTGGGAATAGTGATCTGGCCCTTGGCCGACATGGTAGCTTCCCAGACCTTCATCGAGCACTCCGACATTTTTCGATTTTTCCGACTATACTCGAAATTTCCGCAGGCATCAATTTTGTCGGAGTGATCACCGCGACAGCTCCTTCAGCCCCAGCCGGATCAACTTGGCGCTGTCAGCCCCTTCGCCGCCGTTCTTCAAGGCTGCTGCGATCGCGTTTGCAGCCTGATCGCGGGAATAGCCGAGATTGGTGAGCGCCGAGACAGCATCGGCGACGGGGGCGGAGGCTACGCCTTCGCCAAGTTCCTGCTTGAGGCCGATATTGGCGGCGGCCTCGCCGGCAAAGGCGGGTGCCTTGTTCTTCAGTTCTGTGACGAGGCGCAGCGCGACTTTCGGGCCGACGCCGGGTGCGCGGGAGATTGCAGCCTTGTCCTGTAGCGCGATCGCATTCGCCAGTTCCGACGGGGTGAGCGTCGAGAGGACGGCGAGCGCCACCTTGGCGCCGACACCTTGCACGCTTTGCAAGAGGTTGAACCACTCGCGCTCTAGCGCGCTCATGAAGCCGAAGAGTTTCAGCTGGTCTTCGCGCACATAGGTCTCGATGAACAGGACGACGGCTTCACCGGCAGAGCCGATGCGCGACAGGGTGCGGGCCGAGCAATGCGCGACGTAGCAGACGCCGTGGACATCGACGAGGACGTAATCGTCGCCGATTTCGTCGATGGTGCCTTTGAGTTTGCCGATCATGGATGCGTCCGTCGCGTTACAGGGGATGGGTTTCGGGGGAGATGAGGGGCACGTCTGGAAAGTAGGTGCGATAGCTCTTGGGGTCTCTTGTCAGGATCTTGTGATTGCGGATCGCGGCGTGGGCGCCGATGAGGAAGTCGGGGAGAACCCGATCACGTCCTACGCCGGCGCGGCGATAGATGCGAAAGGCCACGCCGGCTGCGAAAGCGGCTGCCCAGGGCAGGTTTTCCCGGTGGAAATCTGACGGCGGAAGCAATTCCTCGACTTCATCGCGATCGGAATATCGTACCGAAAACTCCGAATAGATGATCGGGTTGATGACAAGCGGTTCGTCTTTTGCCAGCCGCATCAACTGGCCACGCGACCAGGCGAGCCATATTGGATCGCGCACCGCGACGTCCACCAGCACGTTGGTGTCGACCATAACAGCCATCGTTCAGCGATCCCTGGTCATCTGCATCAGCGTGTCTGCATTGATTTCCGGATCGCCGGTCCCTTCCAGTCGCGCCAATGCTTCCATCAGGCCTGCCAAGCGCGTCTTTTCTTGCTGGGCCTCGGCTCCATTTTTCGGCGTCAGCATCAAGCGGCCGTCCTCGACGGTAAACACGACTTCGGAATTCGGCTCGATGCCTATGAGTTCACGCAGATCGCGGGGAATGGTTACCTGACCTTTTGATGTCACACGCATGGCTCGCCTCCGATCAGGTAAGAATAAATCTTACAGATGGAACAAGTCAAGAACAAATCAGGCGGAGGCCAGCACCTTTCGCATGCGATCACCGCCGCGATTATGGGCATGACAGATGGCGATGGCGAGGGCATCGGCCGCGTCATTGCCCTTGAATTCGGCCTTCGGCATCAGGATCTTCAGCATCATGTGGATCTGTGCCTTTTCGCCATGGCCGACGCCGATGACGGCTTTTTTCACGGCATTCGGGGCATATTCGGCAACCGGCAAACCGGCGCGGGCAGGGACCAGCATGGCGATCCCACGTGCCTGGCCGAGCTTCAGGGTGGCCACCGCGTCCTTGTTGACGAAGGTCTGTTCGACGGCCGCTTCGTCGGGTTTGTAGGCATGGACCACTTCGGCCAATCCGTCATGCAACTGGCAAAGGCGCGATGCGAGGTCCATGTCTCCGTCGGAGGTGACCGTACCCGAAGCGACGAACCGCAGCGAGTTGCCGAGTGTCTCGATCACGCCCCAGCCGCAGCGGCGAAGGCCCGGATCGATGCCGATGATGCGAATCGTTGAAGTCATGGCCAAATCCTAGTGAAGGTCAGGGGAGGAGTGCCACTGAAATGTGAACAAAACAAAAACAAACGAAGTGATTATAATTTATCATCGTCGCCTCTTGGGCGCCTGTTCGGCTCTCCCTACATGATAGGTCTAACAGACCGAAGGCCGCCGACATGATCCCGTTTTCCATTCTCGACCTCTCCCCGATTGCCGAAGGGCATAGTGTGCGCGAAGCGCTTGATGCATCGCGGCGGCTTGCCCAGGTGGCGGAGAAAAACGGCTACCGTCGCTTCTGGCTTGCCGAACATCATGGCATGCCCGGTATCGCCAGCGCTGCAACCGCACTCGTCATTTCGCATGTCGCTGCCGGCACGCAGACGATCCGCGTCGGTTCGGGCGGCATCATGCTGCCCAATCACTCGCCGCTGGTGATCGCGGAACAGTTCGGAACGCTGGAGGCGCTTTATCCGGGGCGCATAGAGCTCGGTCTCGGTCGAGCTCCGGGCACCGACATGCGCACGGCGCGCGCCCTTCGCCGCAACATGGAAGCAGGCGCTGAGAGCTTCCCCCATGACATCATCGAATTGCAGCGGCTGCTCGGGGCTCCGGATGAAGAAGCCGGCTTGATCGCCGTGCCCGGCATGAACAGCCATGTGCCGATCTGGCTCCTCGGTTCCAGTCTCTACAGCGCGCATCTCGCCGCGGCGCTGGGGCTGCCTTATGCCTTCGCCTCGCATTTTGCGCCCGATCAGCTCCTCGAAGCCGTCGAGATCTATCGCGAACGCTTCCAGCCCTCGGCGGGCCTGCAGAAGCCGTACGTCATGGTCGGGGTCATGGCAGCCATCGCCGAAACGGATGCAGAGGCGTCGCACCTCTTCACCTCGGCACAGCAGCAGTTCGTCAATTTGCGACGCAACATCCGCCGGGCTTTTCCGCGTCCCGTCGACACAATGGAGGGTTTCTGGACCGAGATCGAGCGCATCGGGGTCGAACATACGCTGCGTTATTCCATCGTTGGGTCGCGGGAGACCGCATTGGACAAACTGGAGCGCTTCCTCGCGGCGGTCCGTCCCGACGAGGTGATCGTCTCGACGCCGGTGCATGACCTTTACGCCCGCCTACGGTCTGTCGAACTGTTTGCAGGTCTCAGACAGGGCGTCGAGCAGACGGCCTGACCCCCTGGATTACAGGGTTTAGCCTGAGATCTTTACCCCCGATTAAGCGCCAAGGGTGATTGTTCCCGCATAAGGGGAGCCTGCCGACTCGAATTGGCAGGCCATGAACTATGGGCGCAGGTCTTCTGGCCGGGCTGCTCAGGGGAACAACAATCATGACAGCTCGCATCCACTCGCTTTCGTTCAAAGTCATTGCGGTCTTTCTCGTTCTGACTTTCATCACCGTCGCGCTCCTCAATGTCTTTGCCTATCGCAGCTCCAGTGCGCTGTTCGGCGAGCAGACCGAGAAGGCGATGACCAGCATGTTGACCTTCCGCGGCGACATGCTGACGGAGAAGCTCCAGGCCCTGGAAAACCAGGCGGCCTCCATCGCCAAGATCGAGACGCTGCAGCAGTCGATGACCGGACTGAAGAGCGGTTGGAACACGATCAGCAAAAGCACGGGCGACGCGAAAGCCGAACTGCAGCGGGTCTTCGTCACGGAAAATCCCAATCCGCCCGGCGAGCGCGAGAAGCTGCTGAAGCCTGAGGGTCCGAGTGGCTTCTACTATTCGACGCACGAGACCACGCAGGCCCAGATTGGAGCCTATCTCGAAGGCACGAGCTTCAGCGACATGCTAATCGCCGACCAGAACGGCAACGTCATCTACTCCTTCAGGAAGGGGGCTGCTTTCGGGGAAAATCTCGCGGAGGGAAGTTATGCCGCGACGAACCTCGGGCGCGTGTTCCAGCAGTCGGTGCAGGCGGCGGCAGCAGCGGTCGACGATGTCGTCGGCGTCAACTTCTCCGGCCTGTCGGTGGGGGCAGATCCGGCTGCCCCGGACATTTATTTCGCCGTACCCTTCGTCAAGCTCGGTGGTTACAAGGGCAGCCTGATGTTCCAGGTGAAGGCCGATGTCTTCGAGAACCTTCTGTCCAAGGGCATTGTCGCCGGAAGCAGCCAGAAGGCCGCCATTCTTTCAGGCGAGGGGACCGGGATCGCGCTTGATGCCTCCGGCAAACTCACCGACATCAAGGCTGATTTCACCATGTCGGGCGACGGCGTTTCCGTGCAGTCCGGCGAACGTCCCGAAGGTGCCGCCATGGTCTATGGCCGGCGCATCGGCTTCGGTGACCAGAGCTTCGTGGTGACGGAAAGCCTGACAACGGCCGAGCTCGAAGCCGGCTCGATCCGCATTGCGACGATCCTGTTCGTGACCGGCCTGATCGCGCTCGGCGTGCTTGCCGCCGCGACCTGGGTCTTTACGCGCCGATTGTTCGCGCCGCTTGAGCGCCTTGTCGCTTTTACTGGTGCTGTGGCCGATGGTGAAATCGAGCATCCCGTTGCGAACCAGGAGCGGCGCGACGAGATCGGCAGCATGGCGCGGGCGCTCGAACGCTTCCGCCTGGCGCTGATCGAGCAGCAGCGGCAATCTGCCGAGCGCCGGGAAGAACGGGCGCGCGCCGAAGAGGAACGCCGCCAGCGTATGGAAGAGCGCGACAGCGAAGCTCGAACCCTGCAGGACGTGGTCGAAACCCTCGATCAGGGGCTGGACAGGCTGGCCGCGGGCGATCTCGCCTTCCGCATCGAATCCCGTTTTCCGGCCGATCTCGAGGCGCTGCGTTCTAACTTCAACAAGGCGATCGAGACACTGAGCGCCACGCTTGGCGGTATCGGCGGTAATTCGGTCGCCGTCCGTGAAGGCTCCGAGGAGATGCGGGCGGGTGCCGACCAGCTCGCCGAACGGACCGAGCGGCAGGCGGCTGCGATCTCGCAGGCTGCCACGGCAATCCAGGAGATCACCGGTGCGGTCAAGGTACAGATCGCACGAGCGGAGGAAGCCGAACGGATCGCACGGGCCGCGCGGGACGATACCGCGATGTCCGGCCACATCATGCGCGATACCATAGCGGCGATGGAGGCGATCCAGGGATCATCGATGGAGATCAACAAGATCGTTTCGGTGATCGACGAGATCGCTTTCCAGACCAATCTGCTTGCGCTCAATGCCGGCGTCGAGGCGGCGCGTGCGGGCGAGAGCGGCAAGGGCTTCGCCGTTGTCGCGCAGGAGGTTCGCGAGCTCGCCCAGCGGTCGTCGAATGCGGCGAAGGAGATCGCCGGTCTGCTCTCCAAGTCACGCGGCGAGGTCGATCACGGCGTGAAGCTGGTCGAAAAGGCCGGCAATGCGCTTGATGGTATCGGCTCGCATGTGCTGTCGATCAACAGCCATATCGCCGAGATCATGGAGTCCACCCGTGAAGAGGCGCAAACGCTGGTCGACATCAACACCTCGGTGAACCAGCTCGATGCGATGACACAGCAGAATGCCGCCATGGTCGAGGAGACGACTGCCGCCATCCATCGTCTCGCGGGCGAGGCCGCGGAAATGGACCAGCGGCTCGGGCTGTTTACCCTGGGGGCCGAGCGCTCCGGCTCGGTGCGCCACGCCGCCTGAGCATTCCGCGGACACACCGGCGAGATACTGAAATGCGGCCCTGCGGGGCCGCATTTTGTTTTCGCCCTGACGTCTC
Encoded here:
- the tolQ gene encoding protein TolQ, which produces MEQVGMAAAAHDVSLWGLFMQAGLIVKLVMIGLVAASVWTWAIVIDKYVSYARARRQFDQFEQVFWSGQSLEELYRTLAERSNTGLAAIFVAAMREWKKSFERGARSPIGLQMRIDRAMDVTMARESEALESRLSSLATIGSAGPFIGLFGTVIGIMTSFQAIAGSNNASLAVVAPGIAEALLATAIGLIAAIPAVIAYNKFSGEAGKLASRMEGFADEFSAILSRQIDEKLQPRQAAQ
- the ybgC gene encoding tol-pal system-associated acyl-CoA thioesterase is translated as MSSMEISLSGRLTADGHHLIQRVYYEDTDFSGAVYHARYLHFMERARTDYLRCLGVEQSTLFETSDEGLAFMVHRMEIDFKAPARMDDIITVVTRTEKAGGAKMILQQEIRRTDQLLIAAKVVIAVVNRNGRPRRLPDDLARQFLT
- a CDS encoding DinB family protein yields the protein MSALRFVRKLAYANMLANDRLHEAVSQLEVGELEAPRTGFFPSLVATLNHILIIDWFYVDALEGGDLGPKAWAAQIPFPDRAELRAAQLASDRRLLAFCLALNHENLDRPVSIHRGGRIQVERCDDVLSHLFQHQTHHRGQTHAMLAGTSIEPPQIDEFIVADDAASRSDVLQRLGITEAQVMNPGEA
- a CDS encoding NUDIX hydrolase — its product is MSKRTLITIKDGKRRFNHRIAGLAFRDGHVLVHRATHETFWTFPGGRAEIGETSSETLVREMQEELGVTAEVRELLWIVENFFDYEQKAWHELGLYYRMEVPEVFPFHATDIIHRNEDGKNSLEFKWVPATRDALIALDIPPYFIADEIECLPASPKHIVWHDGDLDQS
- the ruvB gene encoding Holliday junction branch migration DNA helicase RuvB; this encodes MNTNNPILTPEKRGEDLDAALRPQTLDDFTGQAEARANLKIFIEAAKNRGEALDHVLFVGPPGLGKTTLAQIMAKELGVNFRSTSGPVIAKAGDLAALLTNLEERDVLFIDEIHRLSPAVEEILYPAMEDFQLDLIIGEGPAARSVKIDLSKFTLVAATTRLGLLTTPLRDRFGIPVRLNFYTVEELESIVRRGARLLNLPMTEDGAREVARRARGTPRIAGRLLRRVRDFAEVARAEAVTRQIADEALTRLNVDNMGLDQLDMRYLSMIAVNFGGGPVGIETIAAGLSEPRDAIEDIIEPYMIQQGFIQRTPRGRVLTATAWKHLGMTPPKDLEAAQFRLTLEDD
- a CDS encoding PIN domain-containing protein — its product is MTLVGLDTNIVIRLLTNDDPDQRRLALRFAEGLGKDYLAFLPLICVLELDWAMRSQLGYSRRDASAAIAKLLQVRGLTVESHDLVVKALRHVEQKNADFADALISARSLQEGCASIKTFDKRAASRVPGMELLA
- a CDS encoding AbrB/MazE/SpoVT family DNA-binding domain-containing protein, producing the protein MKVWEATMSAKGQITIPKEMRELLKLNPGDQMVYSVVGGEIVITPKNIDMKDLAGFLGTPPNGRATLEEIDEAVIRTAGANALLTGGDDPSDIAA
- the ruvA gene encoding Holliday junction branch migration protein RuvA yields the protein MIGKLKGTIDEIGDDYVLVDVHGVCYVAHCSARTLSRIGSAGEAVVLFIETYVREDQLKLFGFMSALEREWFNLLQSVQGVGAKVALAVLSTLTPSELANAIALQDKAAISRAPGVGPKVALRLVTELKNKAPAFAGEAAANIGLKQELGEGVASAPVADAVSALTNLGYSRDQAANAIAAALKNGGEGADSAKLIRLGLKELSR
- a CDS encoding type II toxin-antitoxin system VapC family toxin, coding for MAVMVDTNVLVDVAVRDPIWLAWSRGQLMRLAKDEPLVINPIIYSEFSVRYSDRDEVEELLPPSDFHRENLPWAAAFAAGVAFRIYRRAGVGRDRVLPDFLIGAHAAIRNHKILTRDPKSYRTYFPDVPLISPETHPL
- a CDS encoding AbrB/MazE/SpoVT family DNA-binding domain-containing protein, yielding MRVTSKGQVTIPRDLRELIGIEPNSEVVFTVEDGRLMLTPKNGAEAQQEKTRLAGLMEALARLEGTGDPEINADTLMQMTRDR
- the ruvC gene encoding crossover junction endodeoxyribonuclease RuvC; this encodes MTSTIRIIGIDPGLRRCGWGVIETLGNSLRFVASGTVTSDGDMDLASRLCQLHDGLAEVVHAYKPDEAAVEQTFVNKDAVATLKLGQARGIAMLVPARAGLPVAEYAPNAVKKAVIGVGHGEKAQIHMMLKILMPKAEFKGNDAADALAIAICHAHNRGGDRMRKVLASA
- a CDS encoding LLM class flavin-dependent oxidoreductase — its product is MIPFSILDLSPIAEGHSVREALDASRRLAQVAEKNGYRRFWLAEHHGMPGIASAATALVISHVAAGTQTIRVGSGGIMLPNHSPLVIAEQFGTLEALYPGRIELGLGRAPGTDMRTARALRRNMEAGAESFPHDIIELQRLLGAPDEEAGLIAVPGMNSHVPIWLLGSSLYSAHLAAALGLPYAFASHFAPDQLLEAVEIYRERFQPSAGLQKPYVMVGVMAAIAETDAEASHLFTSAQQQFVNLRRNIRRAFPRPVDTMEGFWTEIERIGVEHTLRYSIVGSRETALDKLERFLAAVRPDEVIVSTPVHDLYARLRSVELFAGLRQGVEQTA
- a CDS encoding methyl-accepting chemotaxis protein, with protein sequence MTARIHSLSFKVIAVFLVLTFITVALLNVFAYRSSSALFGEQTEKAMTSMLTFRGDMLTEKLQALENQAASIAKIETLQQSMTGLKSGWNTISKSTGDAKAELQRVFVTENPNPPGEREKLLKPEGPSGFYYSTHETTQAQIGAYLEGTSFSDMLIADQNGNVIYSFRKGAAFGENLAEGSYAATNLGRVFQQSVQAAAAAVDDVVGVNFSGLSVGADPAAPDIYFAVPFVKLGGYKGSLMFQVKADVFENLLSKGIVAGSSQKAAILSGEGTGIALDASGKLTDIKADFTMSGDGVSVQSGERPEGAAMVYGRRIGFGDQSFVVTESLTTAELEAGSIRIATILFVTGLIALGVLAAATWVFTRRLFAPLERLVAFTGAVADGEIEHPVANQERRDEIGSMARALERFRLALIEQQRQSAERREERARAEEERRQRMEERDSEARTLQDVVETLDQGLDRLAAGDLAFRIESRFPADLEALRSNFNKAIETLSATLGGIGGNSVAVREGSEEMRAGADQLAERTERQAAAISQAATAIQEITGAVKVQIARAEEAERIARAARDDTAMSGHIMRDTIAAMEAIQGSSMEINKIVSVIDEIAFQTNLLALNAGVEAARAGESGKGFAVVAQEVRELAQRSSNAAKEIAGLLSKSRGEVDHGVKLVEKAGNALDGIGSHVLSINSHIAEIMESTREEAQTLVDINTSVNQLDAMTQQNAAMVEETTAAIHRLAGEAAEMDQRLGLFTLGAERSGSVRHAA